The following nucleotide sequence is from Candidatus Cloacimonadaceae bacterium.
CTCAGACCCACGGGAATTAGTTTTTCTTTCAGGCGGGCACGGATTCCTGCCAACATCAAAATGGCAAGCAGCCAGCCAATGCCGCTGCCCGCTCCGAAAGCTATTGATTGCAGGAAATTATAGTCCCGGATGATCATAAAGAGGCTCACGCCGAAGATGGCGCAATTCACCGTGATCAGCGGTAAAAAGATGCCCAAGGTGTAATACAGAGCAGGCACATAGCGCTCGATGATCAACTCGATCAATTGCACAAATGCCGCGATCACGATGATGAAGACGATGTATTGCAGATAGACGATGCCAAAAGGCACCAAAACATAGTGATAGACGAGCCAGTTTAAACCGGCAGTCACGGTAAGCACAAACATTACCGCCACGCCCAACCCGAAGGAGGATTCCACTTCTCTGGAAACCGAGAGATAAGAGCACATTCCGAGGAAATTGGTCAGCAGGATGTTGCTGGTAAAGATCGCCGCCCAAAAGAGCACAAACGCATTGATATCCATTATTATCCCGCCTTGTAATATTTGCTGTTGATGATCCAGATCAACATCGCCAACAGAAAGAAGGCGCTGGGTGCCATGACCATGATCGACCAATTTGTCCAGCCTGCCCAGACAACGCGATAACCAAAGAGGGAGCCGAAGCCGAAGAGTTCGCGCACAAAAGCAATCGCAAGCAGCACAAGGGTATAGCCCACTCCAGCTCCGATTCCATCCACAAAGGCGTCCAGCGGTTTGTTCTGAGATGCGAAGGCTTCCGCCCGTCCCATCAAAATGCAATTGGTGATGATCAACCCGACATACGGTCCGAGCTGTTTGCTGATCTCGGGCAGGTTTGCCTTGAGAAATATATCCACGATAATCACGTAGGAAGCGATGATCAGGGTCTGAACCATCATGCGTACGCTGCGCGGAGTGTGGTTGCGGATCAGAGAAATGGTGAAATTGGACAAAGCCAGAGAGAAGATGACGCCCAAGCCCATGATCAAGCTGTTGAGCATCAGATTGGTGACCGCCAGAGCGGAACAGATGCCAAGTATCTGTTTCCAGACGGAGTTTTCGCGGAAGGCGCTGATGATAAAGATGTCTTTCTTATTCACTTTGAGCCTGCTTTTTCTGATACACGTATGACAGTTCTTCGCGCAGCATCTTGAGGACGCTGACGCTGGTGATGGTAGCGCCGGTCACCTGATTGATCTGCAAGGGATTGGAGCTTGGTTGCTTTTCCGGGATGAGCTCAAGGGAGAGCACTTTGCCGCTTTTGATTACGGGGCGTCCGCGGAATTGTTTGAGAAACCATTCCTCTCCGATGCGCGCTCCCAGACCGGGGGTTTCCATCTGTGCGTAGATGGCAAAATCCAGGATCGTGTCGAAACTTGTGTTTGTGGAGACCAGAGCCCGCATCGAGCCCCAAAGTCCCTTGCCGCCGATGTCTGTGCAATATGCCAGGATACTGTCGTTGACGCTGGCTAAGAAGATTCGGCGTCCGATTCCCTTGTCCTTTTTCTCTGTGATGTATTTATTGAAAGACGCGGGAAAATCCGCCATCAGTTTTGCTTCCGAGATCCCGGTCGAGGAAGAAATGCTCCCCGAAAGAAGCTTGAGAACGAGCTTTTGATACTGTTCGGTTTGATATCGTTTGATCTTGCCTTCGCTGCTGCGATACATCGCGGCGAGGACACCCACGAAAATGAAACTGATGATGAGCATGAAGACGATCGGATAGAGCATCGTGTCCTTGAAGGGAATTCGATCCGCACTCATGCTTTCGCTCCTTTCTTTGTCCAGGTGTCGATGCCGTATTCGATGATCGGCATGAAGGCGTTGACGAGCAGCAAGGCAAACATAAATCCTTCCGCAAAAAGGGAATAGCGCCTGATATAGATCGTGAGGAAGCCAATCAGAATACCATAGACCCAGATGGCGATCTTGCCTTTTGCCTGTGAGACGGGATCGGTGGTCATATAGACGATGCCAAACATCGCTCCCCCACTGACCAAAAAAAAGAAAGGATTCACATCCGGATAGAAAATATAGCCAAAGATGAGCATGGAAATCGCTGTGGAAATCATGGGTTGCCACTTTGCCGTTTTGCTGAAGATCAGATAGATCGCGGCGCCGATGATCAAAAGCGCAGAGGTCTCTCCAATCGAACCGGGAACGAAGCCCAAAAATGCATCGCGAAAACTTTGGGTGATCCCGACATTCAATCTGAATTGTCCAAGGATCGTGGCACCGGTCATCAATTCACCTCCGCCGGACACCCAACGGATCAGACCGCCGGGGAAATCCTTCAAGAGATAGGGCTTGAGCCATTCCACCGTCATCTGTTGCGGAAAGGAGACATAGACGAAGGTTCTGCCCAGAATGGCGGGATTGAATATATTTGTGCCGAAACCTCCGAAAACCATCTTTCCAAAGGCGATGGCGACGACAGCGCCCAGTGCGGATATCCAGAGTGGTATCATTGGCGGAAGGGTCATCGCGTAGAGCGTGGCGGTCACGAATACCGCCATGGACACCTTGCCTCCCTTCTTTTTGTAGATGAAGAGATATTCCGTGATATAGGCGGCGATGTTGGCTACCGCGACCACCGCCAGAACCCTCCACCCGAAAAGATAAACGGCAAATAGCAATCCGGGGACAAGGGCATAGAGCACCCGATTCATGATCTGCTGTTTGAGGACGCGTTTAAACATAATAAATTAGTATCTCCTGTTCACAAAGAGAGTTTGGATCAAGTTAATCACCGGGATATTTCTGTCAACCGCAAAGCTGGGTTGCCCCGCTTTCCCTTGACCGGATCAGGCATAAAACCTTGCCAACAAAATAGATATGTCTCAAATTCGCTGATTCTCGAACGGGAGACGCTTACCAACATTTCGTCTTCGTGATCACCACAGTGATGAGTGCCGATTCCCTCGATAGAATCCAGCAACAAGCCGAAAAGGCAGAACTGATCCCGCTTCAATCCAAATCGATAGCGCTGGAAGTTTTCGCTGAGGGCTTCGATGCTTTTCAGGCAAATATCCATAACAGCAGGCTCAATAGATATATTCACCTGCTTAACGCAGGGAATCTGGAAGTGGCTCCGCACCACGGCTCAGGTATAGCTTGACGGTGGAACTCTTTTCCACTCTCGTTCCACCGGGCGGTGAACTGCGCACCACCATGTTGCGGGGATAACTGTCTGAATAGAGCGAATCCGAGACCAGAGCTCTGAGACCGCTATTGCGCAAGGTAGCGAATGCTTCCTCAAAATGTCTGCCGATCACTGTGGGAACGGGTACGATTTGCGATCCTTTGCAGATGACGAGATAGACGGTTCCCTCTGCTTTCAGCTTAGCCCCCGGTTCGGGAAATTGCTCCAAGACGGTCTCGATTGGATCGCTCTCAGACCACACTGAATCCCTCACTACGACGTGCAATCCGATCTCCCGCAAAAGCCGCTTTGCCTGTGATATTTTCATGCCGACGACCTCCGGGACCGCCACATTTTTGGGCTTGCCAAACATGATTGGAAATACGACTTGGCTGGTGAAAAATGCGGTGAGCAGAACGATCCCAAACCCGATGCCAATGATGTATCCGGCTTTTCTGCTGTTAAGTTTCTTTTTCTTCTTCATCGGTTATCCTATTTAACGCGTTTCAGCTTGGCAGCGAAAGCACCGTCCATGTGGTGTTTGAAAGGTATGGATTTGAAAAACCCGTCTTCTGTGTATTTTGAGGGGATAAATCCGGCGGCGTCGATTAGTTCAAAGCGTTTGTTGGTTTTGAGAAAGCGCTTTATCTGATCCTCGTTTTCACGTGGATTCATCGTGCAGGTGGAATAGACCATAAAACCGCCTAATTTGACGAAATTGGCAGCATAGTTGATCGCTTTTTCCTGCAGCTTGACCAGCTCTTCGATATCCTGATGCGCCTGCCAGCGAAGATCAGCTTTCCGGCTGAAAACTCCCCAGCCGGAACAAGGAGCGTCCA
It contains:
- a CDS encoding Rnf-Nqr domain containing protein; the encoded protein is MDINAFVLFWAAIFTSNILLTNFLGMCSYLSVSREVESSFGLGVAVMFVLTVTAGLNWLVYHYVLVPFGIVYLQYIVFIIVIAAFVQLIELIIERYVPALYYTLGIFLPLITVNCAIFGVSLFMIIRDYNFLQSIAFGAGSGIGWLLAILMLAGIRARLKEKLIPVGLRGAGISLIITGIMALAFIGFSGIVQIQ
- a CDS encoding NADH:ubiquinone reductase (Na(+)-transporting) subunit D — protein: MNKKDIFIISAFRENSVWKQILGICSALAVTNLMLNSLIMGLGVIFSLALSNFTISLIRNHTPRSVRMMVQTLIIASYVIIVDIFLKANLPEISKQLGPYVGLIITNCILMGRAEAFASQNKPLDAFVDGIGAGVGYTLVLLAIAFVRELFGFGSLFGYRVVWAGWTNWSIMVMAPSAFFLLAMLIWIINSKYYKAG
- a CDS encoding FMN-binding protein — translated: MSADRIPFKDTMLYPIVFMLIISFIFVGVLAAMYRSSEGKIKRYQTEQYQKLVLKLLSGSISSSTGISEAKLMADFPASFNKYITEKKDKGIGRRIFLASVNDSILAYCTDIGGKGLWGSMRALVSTNTSFDTILDFAIYAQMETPGLGARIGEEWFLKQFRGRPVIKSGKVLSLELIPEKQPSSNPLQINQVTGATITSVSVLKMLREELSYVYQKKQAQSE
- a CDS encoding RnfABCDGE type electron transport complex subunit D; amino-acid sequence: MFKRVLKQQIMNRVLYALVPGLLFAVYLFGWRVLAVVAVANIAAYITEYLFIYKKKGGKVSMAVFVTATLYAMTLPPMIPLWISALGAVVAIAFGKMVFGGFGTNIFNPAILGRTFVYVSFPQQMTVEWLKPYLLKDFPGGLIRWVSGGGELMTGATILGQFRLNVGITQSFRDAFLGFVPGSIGETSALLIIGAAIYLIFSKTAKWQPMISTAISMLIFGYIFYPDVNPFFFLVSGGAMFGIVYMTTDPVSQAKGKIAIWVYGILIGFLTIYIRRYSLFAEGFMFALLLVNAFMPIIEYGIDTWTKKGAKA
- a CDS encoding PASTA domain-containing protein — its product is MKKKKKLNSRKAGYIIGIGFGIVLLTAFFTSQVVFPIMFGKPKNVAVPEVVGMKISQAKRLLREIGLHVVVRDSVWSESDPIETVLEQFPEPGAKLKAEGTVYLVICKGSQIVPVPTVIGRHFEEAFATLRNSGLRALVSDSLYSDSYPRNMVVRSSPPGGTRVEKSSTVKLYLSRGAEPLPDSLR